The Sebastes fasciatus isolate fSebFas1 chromosome 13, fSebFas1.pri, whole genome shotgun sequence genome includes a region encoding these proteins:
- the cmc4 gene encoding cx9C motif-containing protein 4: MPQKDPCQKQACAIQHCLQANKYVESMCEDVIREMRRCCKIHAGNSICCSGFKDSPPENKK; encoded by the exons ATGCCCCAGAAAGATCCGTGTCAGAAGCAAGCATGTGCGATCCAACACTGTTTACAAG CTAACAAATACGTGGAGAGCATGTGTGAGGATGTGATCAGGGAGATGAGGCGCTGCTGCAAGATTCATGCTGgaaactccatctgctgctcCGGGTTCAAGGACTCACCTCCGGAGAACAAAAAGTGA
- the LOC141780678 gene encoding hsp90 co-chaperone Cdc37-like, with protein MSRIDYSVWDHIEVSDDEDDTHPNIDTPSLFRWRHQARVERMEDFQKRGEDMTKALGDSRRKLAEAQKKMQELSCSSTDDAKAELSKAQSEEKKLKREERDMEKKVAEHNREEKKMPWNVDTLSTEGFSKSVVNVKPDSADETEEEKEKKHKTFVEKNEKEIKHFGMLRRWDDSQKYLSDNSHLVCEETANYLVIMCIDLEVEEKHALMEQVAHQTIVMQFILELAKSLKVDPRGCFRQFFAKIKTADVQYQDAFNDELESFKERVRGRAKIRIEKAMKEYEEEEKQKRLGPGGLDPVEVYETLPAEMQKCFDDKDIGMLQDAISKMDPTEAKIHMKRCIDSGLWVPNSRTDDGDEKEEDATYEEVKLEQEETKKEETKKE; from the exons ATGTCGAGGATAGACTACAGCGTGTGGGACCACATCGAAGTgtctgatgatgaagatgacacCCATCCCAACATCGACACACCCAGCCTCTTCAGATGGAGACACCAG GCACGTGTGGAGCGAATGGAAGATTTTCAGAAAAGAGGTGAAGACATGACCAAGGCGCTCGGTGACAGCCGGCGTAAGCTGGCAGAGGCACAGAAGAAAATGCAAGAGCTGAGCTGTTCATCAACGGATGACGCCAAAGCAGAGCTGAGCAAAGCCCAGTCTGAGGAGAAGAAACTGAAAAGAGAGGAGCGGGATATGGAGAAGAAAGTGGCGGAACATAACCGGGAAGAGAAGAAGATGCCGTGGAACGTGGACACGCTCAGCACGGAGGGTTTCAGCAAG AGCGTTGTCAACGTCAAACCTGATTCTGCTGATGAGAccgaagaagagaaggagaagaagcatAAAACCTTTGTGGAGAAAAATGAGAAGGAGATCAAACATTTTG GCATGTTGCGACGTTGGGACGACAGCCAGAAGTACCTCTCTGACAACTCTCATCTAGTCTGTGAAGAGACGGCCAACTACCTGGTCATCATGTGCATTGACCTTGAAGTTGAGGAG aaacaCGCATTGATGGAGCAGGTGGCTCATCAGACCATTGTCATGCAGTTCATTCTAGAGTTGGCAAAAAGCCTCAAGGTGGACCCCCGCGGCTGCTTTCGGCAATTTTTTGCCAAGATTAAG ACAGCGGATGTACAGTACCAGGATGCCTTCAATGACGAGCTGGAGTCATTTAAGGAGCGGGTTCGGGGCAGGGCGAAGATCCGCATCGAAAAGGCCATGAAGGAatatgaggaagaggagaaacaaaAGCGCTTGGGACCCGGAGGGTTGGATCCTGTTGAAGTGTACGAGACGCTGCCAGCT GAGATGCAGAAATGCTTTGATGATAAGGACATCGGGATGTTACAAGATGCTATTAGCAAAATGGACCCAACG GAGGCGAAGATTCACATGAAGAGGTGCATAGACTCGGGGCTATGGGTCCCCAACTCTAGGACAGACGATGGGGATGAGAAAGAGGAAGATGCTACCTACGAGGAGGTGAAACTGGAGCAGGAAGAAACTAAGAAGGAAGAAACCAAGAAGGAATGA